The following nucleotide sequence is from Acidobacteriota bacterium.
CATCAATGATAACACTTACGAAAAACTCGCGCTCGATCGCGAGCTTCTCCTCAACAAGAACCCCCTCCGGCATCACCCCTTTGAACTTCTTCTTTAATATCTCCTCCGCTTTATCTCCCGCCTCCTTTCCATCCTTGGCGAAAAGTATCCCCCCTAACGAAGCGCGTCCGGTGGTCCAGACCTGAGCCTTTATCGCCACCTCGCAGGCTAAGTCCTCGGCTATCTTCCTCGCTTCCCTTTGGTTCCTGGCAAGTGCTCCCCGAGGGATATCTATCCCCTCCTTCTTGAGTATCTCTTTACCTTGGTATTCATAAAGCCGTGCCAAGCTTCACCTCCCCTTTCACTAAATAAAACCCCCCTTTCCCCTTAATGGTAACTGGAAAAGGGGGGTATGTCAATCAAGCCCCAAATGGCTTGCTGTTAGGGTTTACTCCTTAACGGTGATATTCAAATCGCTAAGAAGGGTACCGGTCACTTTCTTCAGATTGAAAAGGGCGATATTGTAATCGACGATCGCCTTTATCTCCTGACTCTGGGCAGAAGCGAGATCCTCCTGAAGCCTTAGTACCTCGAAGTTGGTGGACGCACCAACAGCGAACTTTTCCTCCTCTGCTTTAAGCTGTTTCTCCGCAAGCTCCCTCGCCTTACGCGATGCCTCTACCTGCTTCAAGCTGGAGATCACCCTGCGCACCGCATCCCTCACCTCAAGGATCACCTGCTGCTCCAAATTGCGCAACCTCTCCCGCTCCTGCTCCAACTCGATCTCAGCCTGGGCATAAGCTGCCTCGGCAGATCGATTCTCAAGCGGTAGGTTCAGACTGAAGTTCACATTAAAGGTGCGGAAGTTTCCTGTAAAGATATCCCTTAGCGCTCCTCCTAAACCGCCCTCTTGATAACCTATGATCTCGTATTCCCTAGTAAAGGGATTGCCGATGATTATGGGCTTTCTACCATTAAGCCCGTTCAGGCTCGCCGTGAACTGAAGGTTGAGTTCCGGTTTTAACTGGTTTCGTCTGTAATAAACCGTTTCCTCCTTTATCTTTACATTAAGCCTTTCCTGAATGAGGTCGGGACGATTCTTGAGCGCTTGCTTGATGCACTCCTCGAGATCCGGCACCTCTTTTTCTGAGCTCGGTTCCGTTATCGGGATGATCTCAACCTCCCAAGATGAAGGAGAAAGTTCCCCCTTCATCGCCCGGAGGAGTTGATCCTTAGCGGATTGGACTGCACTCTCCGCAGATATAATGTCCACCTCTCGCTGAGCCACCGCTGCTTCAGCCTGGGTTATCTCAATCGGAGGAAGGCTTCCCACTGCTACCTTGGTCTTGGTCATCTCAAGCTGATCCTTAGCCAACTTAAGAGAGCCTTTCTTCACCTCAAGATCCCTCATTTGGAAAACGAGGTTGAAGTAGAGCTCCTGAACCTGAGCAAGGGTGGAGATCACCTTATTCTTAAATTGGGCAAGGCTGAGTTCCCTATTCTTCCTCGCTATTATGAGGTTATACTTGGCGATCCGAGAACCGAAGTTCTTTAAAAGGGGTTGGGTTAACTGGAAGCTCAAATTGGCTGTATGGTATGGATTATAAAGGGAAAACGGGCTGTTAGAGGAGGAACGGTTATCATCAAAGCTTATCTGGAAGTTCCCACCTGAGAAGGCGAGGTTTTTCTTTATTCCTGCATTAAAGGAGTAGCGTTGGCTTATATTGACCTTCAGGTTGCTGAAGTAATTGAACGGCTCGGTACGGCTACTGTTATAGCCAGTGGTAGCGAAGGTCACGAAGTCAAAGGACCCTTCCGCTGCAGTGACTCCTTCCTTGGCGGCACGGGTGCTATACCTTTCAATCTTTATGTCAAGATTGTTCCTAAGCGCCTCCTTCAACGCATCCTCAAGGGAAAGCTTAATCACCTTGTTTCCTTTAGCTCCTCCTCCTGCCAAACCGGGAAGAGCTAATAAAAGAGAAAAGACACAAACCAGGCTAAGCACAAAACCTCTCTTCTTCATTCCTTTCACCTTTTCCCTCCTATTCTTTTACGAAAAATCGATGATTCCACTGCTCCATTATCCTAAAATCAAAGAATGAAAAACAACCCTCTTATACTAATACGCCATTTCTCGCTCTTTTGTTTAATCAATCTCAAAATAACCCCTCAAAAATCAATTTTATTGATTTCAGCTCAACTTATGCTATTATATCTGTATATTCACTAAGGAGGGAGGAGAAAAAGTTGATCAATAGGAACGAACTGCTCGATATATTCAAGAGATATAATGCCCTTCTTGAAGGCCATTTTCTTCTGAGTTCTGGTCTTCATAGCCCACAATACCTCCAGTGCGCTTTAGTGCTCCAATACCCTGATGTAGCGGAGAGGCTGGGAAAGGAACTCGCCTCACTCTTCCCCGATATAACTATAGACGGGGTGATCTCTCCAGCACTTGGTGGGATCGTAATAGGACAGGAGGTGGGAAGGGCTCTTGGTGTTCGAGCGTTCTTCGCGGAACGGTTGGAAGGAAAGATGACCCTCCGCCGTGGCTTCAGCATTGAAAAGGGGGAACATCTTCTGATAATTGAGGATGTGATCACCACCGGAACCTCGACCCGGGAGGTAATGAGCCTCGTCCGGAATCGGGGCGGAGAAGTGGTGGGAGTGGGAGCAATAATCAACCGAGGGAACGAGGAGATCGAGCCAGGACTTAAGAGCCGTTTCCTCCTGAAAATGGAGATACCTACCTATCCCCCCTCCGAATGCCCTCTCTGCAAGGAGGGTAAAACACCTTTAGTAAAACCGGGAAGCAAGGGAATTAGATAAATTTTAGGAGGAGAAAATGAAGGAAAAACTGCTCACCGCTTTGGTGATATTGGGGATAGGAGCGGTTGCTCTCTCCGCAGTGCTCTTTATCGTGAGAAGCGTTAGTGCCTCACCAGTGGACAAGATATTCCCCCGCGATACCATCTTCTATCTTTCGGTATCCGATCTCTCATTTGCCCGGGAGAACATAAAGACGACCAGATTGTGGAGCGCCCTCAACTCCTCGGAGACAAAGGACAAATTCCTATCCCTGAAGAAGAAGTTCTTCGCCGAAGCGGAGAAAAACCTCGGCTTTGATTTGAATGAGTTGGTCGATTTAATGGAGAGACGGGTCTCCTTAGGAATAGTCGCTTTACCGAAGAAGGGGAAAGAACCGGAGCTCCTTTTCGCTGCCGATATAAGAAAGACGAAATCGAAGATGAAGGAGCTGTTTGCAAAGAAGATAGAGCCAGCGCTGGCGAAGAAAGGGATGAAAATAACCGAGGTGGAGTACAAGGGTT
It contains:
- the pyrE gene encoding orotate phosphoribosyltransferase — encoded protein: MNRNELLDIFKRYNALLEGHFLLSSGLHSPQYLQCALVLQYPDVAERLGKELASLFPDITIDGVISPALGGIVIGQEVGRALGVRAFFAERLEGKMTLRRGFSIEKGEHLLIIEDVITTGTSTREVMSLVRNRGGEVVGVGAIINRGNEEIEPGLKSRFLLKMEIPTYPPSECPLCKEGKTPLVKPGSKGIR
- a CDS encoding TolC family protein: MKKRGFVLSLVCVFSLLLALPGLAGGGAKGNKVIKLSLEDALKEALRNNLDIKIERYSTRAAKEGVTAAEGSFDFVTFATTGYNSSRTEPFNYFSNLKVNISQRYSFNAGIKKNLAFSGGNFQISFDDNRSSSNSPFSLYNPYHTANLSFQLTQPLLKNFGSRIAKYNLIIARKNRELSLAQFKNKVISTLAQVQELYFNLVFQMRDLEVKKGSLKLAKDQLEMTKTKVAVGSLPPIEITQAEAAVAQREVDIISAESAVQSAKDQLLRAMKGELSPSSWEVEIIPITEPSSEKEVPDLEECIKQALKNRPDLIQERLNVKIKEETVYYRRNQLKPELNLQFTASLNGLNGRKPIIIGNPFTREYEIIGYQEGGLGGALRDIFTGNFRTFNVNFSLNLPLENRSAEAAYAQAEIELEQERERLRNLEQQVILEVRDAVRRVISSLKQVEASRKARELAEKQLKAEEEKFAVGASTNFEVLRLQEDLASAQSQEIKAIVDYNIALFNLKKVTGTLLSDLNITVKE